In the Sphingobacteriales bacterium genome, one interval contains:
- a CDS encoding glycosyltransferase family 2 protein, whose translation MLSAVIITFNEEKNIATCLNSLLTVADEIVVVDSFSTDKTREICESFPKVRFLTHPFNGHIEQKNFALQQARFDYILSLDADEALSDEAIRSVLEVKKNFTADAYTFSRLTSYCGKWIRHGGWYPDRKLRMAMKNKVIWQGINPHDELCLLEKGTIVHLKGDILHYSVKSIDDHLNTIYKFSRIAAEHRFQKGIKSGWFKILVHPLWKFVKIFFIRAGFLDGYYGFLIARLSAFSTFLRYIRLRELWKQKIDHERNH comes from the coding sequence ATGTTATCAGCGGTCATCATCACTTTTAATGAGGAGAAAAACATTGCCACCTGTTTGAACAGCCTCCTGACCGTTGCAGACGAAATCGTTGTAGTTGATTCATTTTCAACAGATAAGACTCGTGAGATCTGTGAGTCTTTTCCGAAGGTGAGATTTTTAACCCATCCCTTTAATGGCCATATCGAGCAAAAAAACTTTGCCCTTCAGCAGGCACGGTTTGATTATATTCTTTCACTGGATGCCGATGAGGCTTTATCGGATGAAGCCATTCGTTCGGTATTGGAGGTGAAAAAAAACTTCACGGCTGATGCCTATACCTTCAGCAGACTTACCAGTTATTGCGGAAAATGGATCAGACACGGAGGCTGGTATCCCGACAGAAAGTTGCGAATGGCTATGAAAAACAAGGTTATATGGCAGGGAATCAATCCCCATGATGAACTTTGTCTGTTGGAAAAAGGAACAATTGTTCACCTGAAAGGGGATATCCTTCACTATTCCGTCAAAAGTATTGATGATCATCTCAATACCATCTATAAATTCAGCAGGATAGCGGCTGAACACAGATTTCAGAAGGGCATAAAATCAGGTTGGTTTAAAATTCTCGTTCATCCGCTCTGGAAATTTGTCAAGATATTTTTTATCAGGGCAGGCTTTCTGGATGGATATTACGGATTTCTGATTGCCCGCTTATCTGCATTCAGTACATTTTTACGCTATATCAGGCTCAGGGAGCTTTGGAAACAAAAGATCGACCATGAACGAAACCATTAA